The Sediminispirochaeta smaragdinae DSM 11293 genome has a segment encoding these proteins:
- the uvrA gene encoding excinuclease ABC subunit UvrA, translated as MNKIIIKGAREHNLKNIDIELPRDSLIVVSGLSGSGKSSLAFDTIFAEGQRRYVESLSAYARQFLGRMDKPDLDYIEGLSPAISIEQKTTHKNPRSTVGTVTEIYDYYRLLWARIGKAYCPNCGDPIQEQSIDQILDILLSHPVDTKLMILAPVIRGKKGEHQKIFEDARKAGFVRVRVDGRVASLDEEFTLEKNKKHTIEIVVSRLKMSRDIRKRLAEDVETALSVADGSLIAVTATKDGEKEAFFSQKNACHRCGFSMPELQPRLFSFNNPYGACPVCSGLGMTLEFDPKLVIPDRSLSFNQGGIATANPDSAWHRSWFEALAEHYNFSLDTPLNELPEKIFDIILNGSDDEIDVTYVNRKKTGKFEYSTQFRGVLNDLKRRYLETNSEGIKQWLESFMSQKECPACGGKRLKPEALSVKVGGISIFDLTSLSVDDSLNFFSKLKLSETEKKISSQIMKEIVDRLTFMKSVGLEYLTLERRASTLSGGEAQRIRLATQIGSSLVGVLYILDEPTIGLHQRDNDRLIATLKHLRDIGNTLIVVEHDEQTLRTADYIVDLGPGAGVHGGHVIAKGTLEEILANKKSITGRFLSGKETIAVPQERRQGNGKQILLKGAREHNLKGIDVAIPLGKMVVVTGVSGSGKSTLVSDVLFPAISNRVGKSKLPEASYDEILGLENIDKIINIDQSPIGRTPRSNPATYVGLFTPIRELFASLPDAKARGYKPGRFSFNVKGGRCEHCQGDGTIKIEMHFLPDVYITCDVCKGKRFNRETLDIRYKGKNIHEVLEMTVEEAREFFSHIPSVKRKLDTLHSVGLDYIKLGQSALTLSGGEAQRVKLSLELSKRSTGKTFYLLDEPTTGLHFADVKKLMEVLHQLVDMGNTVLLIEHNLDVIKQADHIIDLGPEGGAAGGQVVVTGTPEEVARYKKSYTGRYLQDLLDGR; from the coding sequence ATGAATAAGATCATCATCAAGGGTGCTAGAGAGCATAATCTGAAAAATATCGATATTGAGTTGCCGAGAGACAGTTTGATTGTGGTGTCCGGACTTAGCGGTTCCGGTAAATCAAGCCTTGCCTTTGATACCATCTTTGCCGAGGGGCAGAGGCGTTATGTCGAATCCCTTTCTGCCTATGCCAGGCAGTTTCTCGGAAGAATGGATAAACCTGATCTCGACTATATTGAGGGGCTGAGTCCCGCCATCAGCATAGAACAGAAGACAACCCACAAAAACCCCCGTTCGACGGTGGGAACTGTTACGGAAATTTACGACTATTACCGGCTGCTCTGGGCCCGGATCGGAAAGGCCTATTGCCCCAATTGCGGGGATCCAATCCAGGAGCAGTCGATCGATCAAATCCTCGATATATTGCTTTCGCATCCGGTAGATACGAAATTGATGATCCTTGCTCCTGTTATTCGGGGGAAGAAGGGGGAACATCAGAAGATATTTGAAGATGCGAGGAAGGCCGGATTTGTTCGTGTTCGGGTTGATGGTCGGGTAGCTTCTTTGGATGAAGAGTTTACACTCGAAAAAAATAAGAAGCACACCATTGAGATTGTGGTTTCCAGATTGAAGATGAGTCGTGATATACGAAAGCGACTTGCCGAGGACGTAGAAACCGCCCTTTCCGTTGCCGATGGTTCTCTTATCGCCGTTACGGCGACAAAGGATGGCGAGAAAGAGGCGTTTTTTTCCCAGAAAAATGCCTGCCATCGCTGTGGGTTTAGTATGCCGGAACTTCAACCCAGGCTCTTCAGTTTCAATAATCCCTATGGAGCCTGTCCGGTTTGTTCCGGACTTGGAATGACCCTTGAGTTCGATCCGAAATTGGTGATCCCCGATAGGTCTCTCTCTTTCAACCAGGGGGGCATCGCCACCGCAAATCCGGATTCCGCCTGGCATCGTAGCTGGTTTGAGGCTTTGGCGGAACATTACAATTTTTCTCTTGATACCCCCTTAAACGAACTTCCCGAGAAAATTTTCGACATTATCTTAAACGGCAGCGACGATGAAATCGATGTTACCTACGTGAACAGGAAGAAAACGGGTAAGTTCGAGTATTCGACCCAGTTCCGCGGAGTCCTCAACGACCTGAAACGGCGATACCTCGAAACAAATTCCGAGGGGATAAAGCAGTGGCTTGAGAGTTTTATGTCCCAAAAAGAGTGCCCGGCCTGTGGCGGAAAGCGGCTGAAACCTGAAGCTCTTTCCGTAAAGGTCGGGGGAATTTCGATTTTTGACCTCACCAGCCTTTCCGTGGATGATTCTCTCAACTTTTTTTCGAAGCTGAAGCTAAGCGAGACCGAAAAAAAGATCTCATCTCAGATTATGAAAGAGATCGTCGACAGACTCACCTTCATGAAGAGTGTCGGCCTGGAATACCTTACCTTGGAGCGCCGTGCAAGTACCCTTTCCGGAGGAGAGGCCCAACGAATCCGCCTTGCGACCCAGATAGGATCAAGTCTTGTCGGCGTTCTCTATATCCTGGATGAACCGACCATTGGTTTACATCAACGCGATAACGATCGACTCATTGCAACCCTTAAGCATCTTCGGGATATTGGCAATACATTGATTGTTGTGGAACATGACGAGCAGACCCTTCGTACTGCCGATTACATTGTGGATCTCGGTCCAGGGGCTGGCGTTCATGGGGGGCATGTCATTGCAAAAGGAACCTTGGAAGAGATCCTTGCAAACAAAAAAAGTATAACGGGAAGGTTTCTTAGCGGAAAAGAGACTATTGCCGTTCCTCAGGAGCGCAGGCAAGGTAACGGAAAACAGATCCTCCTTAAAGGTGCCAGGGAGCACAATCTTAAAGGGATAGATGTTGCCATCCCGCTGGGAAAGATGGTGGTTGTCACAGGGGTGAGCGGGTCCGGAAAGTCGACGTTGGTAAGCGATGTCCTTTTTCCCGCAATCTCGAATCGAGTGGGGAAAAGCAAACTCCCCGAGGCTTCCTACGATGAAATTCTGGGACTCGAAAACATCGATAAGATCATAAATATCGATCAGTCTCCCATCGGAAGGACCCCGAGGTCGAACCCTGCTACCTATGTTGGCCTCTTTACTCCTATTCGCGAGCTTTTTGCCTCTCTTCCCGATGCAAAGGCACGGGGATACAAACCCGGCCGCTTCTCTTTTAATGTGAAGGGAGGGCGATGTGAACATTGTCAGGGCGATGGAACGATTAAAATCGAGATGCATTTCCTACCCGATGTCTACATTACCTGCGATGTGTGCAAGGGAAAGCGCTTCAATCGGGAGACCCTCGATATCCGATATAAGGGAAAAAACATTCACGAGGTCCTAGAAATGACTGTAGAAGAGGCCCGGGAATTTTTTTCTCACATACCCTCTGTTAAACGTAAACTTGATACCCTCCATTCTGTGGGGCTCGACTATATTAAACTTGGACAATCCGCCTTAACGCTCTCGGGAGGGGAGGCTCAGCGGGTGAAGTTGAGCCTGGAATTATCTAAGCGCAGCACCGGAAAGACCTTCTATCTTCTGGATGAACCGACAACAGGGCTCCATTTTGCCGATGTAAAGAAGTTGATGGAAGTGCTCCACCAGTTGGTGGACATGGGGAACACGGTGCTTTTGATCGAGCATAATCTCGACGTGATCAAACAGGCAGATCATATCATCGATCTTGGTCCTGAAGGTGGAGCGGCAGGAGGGCAGGTGGTTGTCACCGGTACTCCCGAAGAGGTGGCTCGATACAAGAAGAGCTATACCGGTCGTTATCTGCAGGATCTCTTGGACGGGAGATGA
- a CDS encoding tetratricopeptide repeat protein, producing the protein MVKACRDGGGSVFLIGMILLFCLVPGLFSQSTEGPPSWILLERGKNSFHDGELGVALFYFRKTLERGDLIADGYTWTGKVYEAEGELLLAEQAYRNAIEHEKSFYVWEERYTPRKLLARVLEREGKQEEAIAVYAEIISMQKKEYPVQEIPDKLLLSNYLEKGPDKFLELYRPEGSQTIPAHAALGTLFMERGESDAAMGHLLLACTIPLSMTIDLLLSREPGYRFITTSYGYENTLNLLKKGEADDDIALFFEDAGMYESLYHFASLLEQEGAKERALELFTILSYLNGGGRWRLLAEDALAGF; encoded by the coding sequence GTGGTAAAAGCTTGCAGAGATGGTGGTGGAAGCGTTTTTCTCATCGGTATGATACTTCTCTTCTGTCTTGTTCCTGGGCTTTTTTCACAAAGTACCGAGGGCCCCCCCTCCTGGATCTTGCTGGAACGGGGAAAAAATTCCTTCCACGACGGTGAGTTGGGAGTAGCCCTATTCTATTTTAGAAAAACCTTGGAGCGGGGCGATCTCATAGCAGACGGATATACCTGGACGGGAAAGGTGTATGAGGCGGAAGGTGAACTTCTTTTGGCAGAGCAGGCATATCGCAACGCCATCGAGCATGAAAAGAGCTTCTATGTGTGGGAAGAACGGTATACCCCACGAAAGCTCCTTGCGAGGGTTTTAGAGCGGGAAGGTAAGCAGGAAGAAGCAATCGCCGTGTATGCAGAGATTATCTCGATGCAGAAAAAAGAGTATCCAGTTCAGGAAATTCCCGATAAGCTTCTCTTGAGTAACTACCTCGAAAAGGGACCTGATAAATTCCTTGAGCTCTATCGCCCCGAAGGTAGCCAAACAATTCCCGCCCATGCCGCTTTGGGTACTCTTTTTATGGAAAGAGGGGAGAGTGATGCGGCAATGGGACATTTGCTGCTTGCATGTACCATCCCGCTTTCCATGACCATCGATCTCCTTTTATCCCGAGAGCCTGGATATCGCTTTATCACCACCTCGTATGGTTATGAGAATACCTTGAACCTTCTGAAAAAGGGGGAGGCCGATGACGATATTGCGCTTTTTTTCGAGGATGCGGGAATGTATGAGTCTCTCTACCATTTTGCCTCCCTGCTGGAACAAGAGGGTGCAAAAGAGCGTGCCTTGGAACTCTTTACCATCCTGAGCTACCTTAACGGCGGTGGGCGCTGGCGTCTTCTTGCAGAAGATGCGCTTGCCGGTTTTTAG
- the ispG gene encoding flavodoxin-dependent (E)-4-hydroxy-3-methylbut-2-enyl-diphosphate synthase, producing the protein MNMLREKIPVGDLFIGGDAPVTVQTMWKRPLGETIDDVLASIHDFAAFGCDLIRFSAPRLEDARIIGSIAKRSPIPIVADIHFDHRIALEAIRAGVHKVRINPGNIGSREKAETVLRAAADAGVAIRVGINGGSLPRTLRNHPDRGEAMLLAAEEEIGILEKIGFSRVVFSLKSSDIESSVKANTLFSQRYRYPLHIGLTESGPLVPGTVKSSIMISRLLLMGIGDTIRVSLSEEPIKEVMAGVEILKALGLRKNGVRIISCPRCGRSTFDPHAFLARYEKELLKSDKSLTVAVMGCVVNGPEEARHADIGITGAGREVIVFRKGSIVYKGEAERAYKAFWDQFSSFEG; encoded by the coding sequence ATGAACATGCTACGAGAAAAAATTCCCGTCGGGGATCTCTTTATAGGAGGCGACGCTCCCGTAACGGTCCAAACCATGTGGAAGCGTCCTCTCGGTGAAACTATTGATGATGTGTTGGCATCCATACATGATTTTGCGGCCTTTGGTTGTGATCTAATACGGTTTTCGGCTCCCCGTCTTGAAGATGCGAGAATCATCGGATCGATTGCCAAAAGAAGCCCGATCCCGATCGTTGCGGATATTCATTTTGATCATCGCATTGCTCTCGAGGCCATTCGTGCAGGTGTCCATAAGGTCCGCATTAATCCTGGAAATATAGGATCACGGGAAAAGGCCGAGACGGTGCTTCGTGCGGCCGCCGATGCCGGGGTTGCAATTCGCGTCGGTATAAATGGAGGATCTCTGCCTCGAACGCTTCGCAATCACCCCGATCGTGGAGAGGCCATGCTGCTTGCTGCCGAAGAGGAGATCGGTATTCTTGAGAAAATAGGCTTTAGCCGGGTGGTCTTCAGTCTGAAATCGTCCGATATTGAAAGCAGTGTAAAAGCTAATACCCTTTTTTCACAGCGATATCGCTATCCTCTGCATATAGGTCTTACAGAATCAGGGCCCTTGGTTCCCGGAACGGTAAAGTCGTCGATCATGATTTCTCGCCTTTTGCTTATGGGCATCGGTGATACTATCCGTGTAAGTCTTTCCGAAGAACCGATCAAAGAGGTGATGGCCGGAGTTGAGATCCTTAAAGCCCTTGGACTTCGCAAGAATGGAGTTAGGATTATCAGCTGTCCTCGGTGTGGCCGTTCAACCTTCGACCCTCATGCCTTTCTTGCCCGTTATGAAAAAGAGTTATTGAAAAGCGACAAATCACTTACGGTTGCGGTTATGGGCTGTGTCGTGAACGGTCCGGAGGAGGCCCGTCACGCAGACATTGGCATAACCGGCGCAGGAAGGGAAGTGATTGTCTTTCGGAAAGGGTCTATAGTCTATAAAGGGGAAGCGGAAAGGGCGTACAAGGCCTTTTGGGATCAATTTTCATCCTTTGAAGGGTGA
- a CDS encoding ATP synthase subunit K (produces ATP from ADP in the presence of a proton gradient across the membrane; the K subunit is a nonenzymatic component which binds the dimeric form by interacting with the G and E subunits) has product MNFGMLGIGAALAFAAMGSAFGAGAAGMAAVGAWKKCFAQNKPAPFMLVAFVGAPLTQTIYGYILMNTLKGVADTANGWLLLGVGLFGGIAMGLSAFFQGKAGAYASDALAETGKGFGNYIMVLGLIETVALFVMVFMMGVVG; this is encoded by the coding sequence ATGAACTTCGGAATGTTAGGAATTGGAGCAGCCCTTGCTTTTGCGGCAATGGGATCAGCCTTTGGTGCCGGTGCCGCCGGAATGGCTGCAGTCGGTGCATGGAAAAAGTGCTTTGCACAGAACAAACCGGCACCATTCATGCTGGTTGCCTTTGTTGGGGCTCCCCTTACTCAGACCATCTACGGGTATATTCTGATGAATACCCTCAAAGGGGTTGCCGATACGGCGAATGGTTGGCTTTTGCTTGGTGTAGGCTTGTTCGGCGGTATTGCAATGGGACTTTCCGCTTTTTTCCAGGGAAAGGCTGGCGCATATGCATCCGATGCCTTGGCTGAAACAGGTAAGGGATTTGGTAACTATATCATGGTCCTTGGTTTGATCGAGACGGTTGCCTTGTTTGTTATGGTATTTATGATGGGTGTCGTCGGATAG
- a CDS encoding V-type ATP synthase subunit I — MKKVVLVTTETRKSDSIAKLQDFGLLHIEQLAGSGERLEELKKTRDMVDRAIFTLSPDAPEESGGPSSFDAALELARRVNRQAERIRELSDDVERFERERERVVPWGDFDPLMIEELKKRGIALRLFELSAEQAKTAGTVKNLFPVRTTKSVRYVAVVDDGSLAAEGWKEFLPPEKPLSEIEGAIEDRHSQITHIQEELDRLSSSRNRLARVLNELDEMVQFENVVTGMHSEGTIVYLKGFIPEKRSEDIKKMAAKNGMGIIITDPDDEDQVPTLVENPKAISIIQPVFGMLGTIPGYHERDISLFFLIFFSIFFAMIIGDAGYGLIFLIPALLGMRSGRKKTGKVPTAMVLLTVLSSCTVVWGAITGTWFGSQFLAELPPLKALTIPAIASFGSEESSQVIKFICFVLGTIHLSIAHIWNFMTEVKKKPMIRAFAQLGWLSMVLGLFYLVLNLVLDAEKFPMPTYSIYMIIGGLAAVFLFGQQEGNFIKGVLKGIGGFLTTFLDSISAFSDIISYIRLFAVGLATVEIAKSFNAMASGLGNDVVGIIGSVLILLLGHGLNLAMGALSVIVHGIRLNVLEFSGHLGMEWTGVAYDPFRKKETK; from the coding sequence ATGAAAAAGGTGGTTTTGGTTACCACCGAGACACGAAAAAGCGATTCAATCGCAAAATTGCAAGATTTCGGTCTGCTTCATATTGAACAGCTGGCCGGAAGTGGTGAGCGATTGGAAGAGCTGAAAAAAACCAGAGACATGGTTGATCGTGCGATTTTTACCCTTTCGCCTGATGCTCCGGAGGAAAGCGGCGGCCCTTCATCTTTTGATGCTGCATTGGAACTGGCACGAAGGGTGAATCGCCAGGCCGAACGCATCCGGGAATTATCCGATGATGTTGAACGCTTTGAGCGGGAACGTGAACGGGTTGTACCCTGGGGGGATTTTGATCCCCTGATGATCGAAGAATTGAAGAAACGGGGGATAGCTTTACGGCTTTTCGAACTTAGTGCCGAGCAGGCAAAAACGGCCGGTACGGTGAAAAATCTTTTTCCCGTACGAACAACAAAAAGCGTTCGCTATGTTGCGGTTGTGGATGATGGAAGCCTCGCTGCCGAGGGCTGGAAAGAGTTTTTGCCTCCCGAGAAACCACTTTCCGAGATCGAAGGTGCAATTGAAGACCGACATTCCCAGATCACCCATATTCAGGAAGAGCTTGATCGCCTTTCTTCGAGCCGAAACCGTTTGGCAAGGGTGCTTAATGAATTGGACGAAATGGTTCAGTTTGAGAATGTTGTAACCGGCATGCACTCGGAAGGGACGATTGTTTACCTGAAGGGGTTTATTCCCGAAAAGCGAAGCGAAGATATCAAAAAGATGGCCGCTAAAAACGGTATGGGGATTATCATTACGGATCCCGATGATGAGGATCAAGTTCCGACTCTGGTTGAAAATCCCAAGGCCATCTCCATTATCCAGCCGGTTTTCGGTATGTTGGGAACGATACCTGGCTATCACGAACGGGATATTAGTCTCTTTTTCCTTATCTTTTTCAGCATCTTTTTTGCTATGATTATCGGCGATGCAGGGTACGGCCTTATCTTCCTCATCCCTGCTCTGCTTGGAATGCGAAGCGGCAGGAAAAAAACGGGGAAGGTCCCAACGGCCATGGTGCTGCTTACGGTTTTGAGTTCTTGTACAGTGGTTTGGGGCGCCATTACCGGTACCTGGTTCGGATCTCAATTTCTGGCAGAGCTTCCCCCCTTAAAGGCCTTGACGATTCCCGCCATAGCCAGTTTTGGATCGGAAGAGAGTTCTCAAGTGATAAAATTCATCTGTTTTGTATTGGGAACAATACATCTTTCTATTGCCCACATTTGGAATTTTATGACAGAGGTGAAGAAGAAACCTATGATCCGTGCTTTTGCCCAGCTTGGCTGGCTCTCGATGGTTTTGGGCCTTTTTTATCTTGTTCTGAACCTTGTTCTTGATGCAGAGAAATTTCCCATGCCGACCTACAGTATTTACATGATCATAGGCGGCTTGGCGGCTGTCTTCCTCTTCGGCCAGCAGGAGGGAAATTTCATCAAGGGTGTTCTTAAAGGGATCGGTGGTTTTTTGACAACATTCTTGGATTCTATTTCCGCCTTTTCCGATATTATCAGTTACATACGTCTTTTCGCCGTCGGACTTGCAACGGTTGAGATCGCAAAAAGCTTCAATGCCATGGCTTCCGGATTGGGAAACGACGTTGTCGGGATCATCGGTAGTGTTCTGATCCTTCTCCTCGGCCATGGACTGAATCTTGCCATGGGAGCGCTTTCCGTGATCGTACATGGTATACGATTGAATGTACTGGAATTTTCAGGTCACTTGGGAATGGAATGGACTGGGGTTGCATATGACCCCTTTCGAAAAAAAGAAACGAAGTAA
- a CDS encoding V-type ATP synthase subunit D: MAAVKLTKNEQKKQKDALKRYQRYLPTLMLKKQQLQMVIRQVEQKIRDIEAKQKQLRDDLASWIAVFGEDVGIGELVRVKAVDREMGNIAGVDIPVFRKLILDTIPYDLFEKPLWVDKGVVTLKEISSLDAEIEILRQQADLLGEELRITTQRVNLFEKVKIPETKKNIRKIQIYLSDQQTASVVRGKIAKNKIVRVS; encoded by the coding sequence ATGGCGGCGGTAAAGCTGACCAAAAACGAACAGAAAAAACAAAAGGATGCTCTTAAACGGTACCAGCGCTACCTTCCGACCCTTATGCTGAAAAAGCAGCAGCTGCAGATGGTCATCCGTCAGGTCGAACAGAAGATCAGGGACATTGAGGCAAAGCAGAAACAGCTTCGTGACGATCTTGCCAGCTGGATAGCGGTATTCGGTGAAGATGTCGGAATAGGGGAGTTGGTTCGAGTCAAGGCTGTGGACCGGGAAATGGGAAATATCGCTGGTGTCGATATACCGGTCTTTCGCAAACTGATTTTGGATACCATCCCCTATGACCTGTTTGAAAAGCCCCTTTGGGTTGATAAGGGTGTTGTGACCCTGAAAGAAATTTCCTCCTTGGATGCTGAGATTGAGATTCTGCGCCAGCAGGCAGATCTTCTGGGCGAGGAATTACGGATCACGACGCAGCGGGTCAATCTTTTCGAAAAGGTAAAAATACCCGAAACAAAAAAGAACATCCGAAAGATTCAGATCTATCTTAGCGATCAGCAGACAGCTTCGGTGGTTCGCGGAAAGATTGCCAAGAACAAGATTGTGAGGGTCTCTTAG
- a CDS encoding V-type ATP synthase subunit B codes for MRKVYSKIEAIAGSVITVKADGVRYDDLAVVSSRHGDSLANVIRLDGDRVSLQVFTGGRGISTGDEVRFLGHPMQISYSENLLGRIFTGSGKPRDNGPELNENLIDIGGPSVNPAKRIIPRNMIRTGIPMIDLFNTLVESQKLPIFSVSGEPYNELLARIAMQAEVDLIILGGMGLKYDDYLYFKETLESGGAMSRTIFFVHTAADPIVECLLVPDIALAVAEKFALEGKKVLVLLSDMTNFADALKEMSITMEQVPSNRGYPGDLYSQLASRYEKAVDFEGSGSITILAVTTMPGDDVTHPVPDNTGYITEGQYYLKGGRIEPFGSLSRLKQSVNKDTREDHRALMDGMIKLYAAYKESLEKRSMGFRMTDWDNKLLKYGVLFEEQMMDLSVNIPLEKALDNGWEILSECFTKEETGLRTELLNKFWPKG; via the coding sequence ATGCGCAAAGTATACAGTAAAATTGAGGCGATCGCCGGAAGTGTTATTACCGTAAAGGCAGACGGGGTCCGCTATGATGATCTTGCGGTGGTAAGCAGCCGTCACGGTGATTCGCTTGCCAACGTTATCCGACTCGACGGAGATCGGGTTTCCCTTCAGGTTTTTACCGGAGGTCGGGGAATATCCACCGGAGACGAGGTGCGTTTCCTCGGTCATCCGATGCAGATCTCCTATTCGGAAAACCTACTCGGGCGGATTTTTACCGGAAGCGGTAAACCCAGGGATAATGGTCCCGAGCTTAACGAGAACCTGATCGATATCGGGGGGCCTTCGGTAAATCCGGCCAAGCGTATCATCCCTCGCAATATGATACGTACCGGTATTCCCATGATCGACCTCTTTAATACCCTGGTGGAGAGTCAGAAGTTGCCGATCTTCTCCGTTTCCGGAGAGCCCTACAACGAGTTGCTGGCTCGAATTGCCATGCAGGCGGAAGTCGACCTGATCATTTTGGGAGGTATGGGGCTTAAGTACGACGATTACCTCTATTTTAAAGAGACCCTTGAATCCGGCGGGGCCATGAGCCGTACCATCTTTTTCGTACACACGGCGGCGGACCCCATCGTTGAATGTCTTTTGGTTCCGGATATCGCCCTTGCCGTGGCCGAAAAATTTGCCCTTGAAGGAAAGAAGGTGCTTGTCCTTCTTTCTGATATGACCAACTTCGCAGATGCTTTGAAAGAGATGTCCATAACCATGGAGCAGGTTCCCTCAAACCGTGGGTATCCCGGAGACCTTTACAGCCAGCTTGCAAGTCGATACGAAAAGGCCGTCGATTTTGAGGGGTCCGGTTCAATTACCATCCTTGCCGTTACTACCATGCCGGGAGATGATGTTACCCATCCTGTTCCCGATAATACCGGATACATCACAGAGGGGCAGTATTACCTCAAAGGAGGAAGAATCGAGCCCTTCGGAAGCCTTTCACGACTGAAGCAGTCGGTCAATAAGGATACCAGAGAGGATCACCGGGCTCTTATGGACGGTATGATCAAACTCTATGCCGCATACAAGGAGTCGCTGGAGAAACGATCCATGGGATTCCGTATGACCGACTGGGACAATAAGCTCCTGAAATATGGTGTGCTTTTCGAAGAGCAGATGATGGACCTTTCGGTGAATATTCCCCTTGAAAAAGCGCTGGACAACGGCTGGGAGATTCTTTCCGAATGTTTTACCAAGGAAGAGACCGGTCTGAGAACGGAATTGCTCAACAAGTTCTGGCCGAAAGGATGA
- a CDS encoding V-type ATP synthase subunit A has protein sequence MDRSSGKVIGVNGNMVSVLVDGTVSLNEVGYIVLDEKRLKSEVIRIRGDRAEMQVFEMTGGVGVGDSVEFTGELLAVELGPGLLTQIYDGLQNPLPELAQQCGFFLQRGVYLSALPRDKKWDFSPKVKVGDSVTAADTLGTVPEGIFEHRIMVPFDKQGSYRIKKMESAGSYDIDHEIAVMTDEKGNDIPLTMSFHWPVKRAISCFDERLKPTKPMITKVRLIDTFFPVALGGTYCIPGPFGAGKTVLQQITSRHAEVDIVIIAACGERAGEVVETLKEFPELIDPRTGKSLMERTIIICNTSSMPVAAREASVYTAVTLAEYYRQMGLNVLMLPDSTSRWAQAMREMSGRLEEIPGEEAFPAYLESVIAGFYERAGVVRLKDGSIGSVTIGGTVSPAGGNFEEPVTQATLKVVGAFHGLSRERSDARKYPAIHPLDSWSKYSGVIEPQKTEYARQVLHRGDEVGQMMKVVGEEGTSIDDYIIYLKSDFIDYVYLQQNSFDPVDAAVGVERQTYVFNLLFEIIGSNYDLSQKDEARTYFNQLRQRFLDFNGSEWKSDEFVAQEKMIRQMFDEKKTGFQEDAKRLLKQA, from the coding sequence ATGGATAGGAGCAGTGGTAAAGTCATAGGCGTAAACGGAAATATGGTATCGGTCTTAGTCGACGGTACCGTCTCTTTGAATGAAGTGGGATATATCGTTTTAGATGAAAAACGCCTCAAGTCGGAGGTTATACGAATCCGGGGAGACCGGGCTGAGATGCAGGTTTTTGAGATGACCGGTGGAGTCGGAGTTGGCGACAGTGTGGAGTTTACCGGAGAGCTGCTGGCTGTAGAGCTTGGTCCCGGTTTGCTGACGCAGATCTACGACGGCCTTCAGAACCCGCTTCCCGAATTGGCCCAGCAGTGCGGCTTCTTTCTTCAGCGAGGAGTCTACCTGAGTGCTTTACCTCGGGACAAAAAGTGGGATTTTTCTCCCAAGGTGAAGGTTGGAGATAGTGTTACCGCAGCCGATACCCTTGGAACTGTCCCCGAAGGGATTTTCGAGCATCGGATTATGGTTCCCTTCGATAAGCAGGGAAGCTACCGCATAAAAAAGATGGAGTCGGCTGGAAGCTACGACATCGATCATGAGATTGCGGTGATGACCGATGAAAAGGGAAACGATATTCCCCTTACCATGAGCTTTCATTGGCCGGTAAAACGGGCTATTTCCTGCTTCGACGAGCGACTTAAGCCGACTAAACCGATGATCACCAAGGTCCGTCTGATCGATACCTTTTTTCCGGTGGCCCTCGGCGGGACCTACTGTATTCCCGGTCCATTCGGTGCCGGAAAGACAGTCTTGCAGCAGATTACCAGCCGACATGCCGAAGTGGATATCGTTATTATTGCGGCCTGCGGTGAACGTGCAGGTGAGGTCGTCGAGACATTGAAGGAGTTTCCCGAACTGATCGACCCGCGAACGGGAAAAAGCTTGATGGAGCGGACGATCATCATCTGTAACACAAGTTCCATGCCGGTTGCGGCCCGGGAAGCCTCGGTCTATACCGCTGTTACGCTGGCCGAGTACTACCGGCAGATGGGACTCAACGTTCTCATGCTTCCCGACTCCACGAGCCGTTGGGCCCAGGCAATGCGTGAGATGTCCGGTCGTCTTGAAGAGATACCGGGAGAAGAGGCCTTTCCCGCCTACCTCGAATCGGTTATCGCCGGTTTCTATGAACGTGCCGGTGTGGTCCGGCTCAAAGATGGATCGATCGGATCGGTCACCATCGGTGGTACCGTAAGCCCCGCCGGAGGGAACTTCGAAGAGCCTGTGACCCAGGCGACCTTGAAGGTCGTTGGTGCCTTCCACGGACTCTCGCGGGAACGGTCGGATGCAAGAAAATATCCGGCTATCCACCCTCTGGACAGTTGGAGCAAGTATAGTGGGGTCATCGAGCCCCAGAAAACCGAATACGCCCGGCAGGTTCTGCATCGGGGCGATGAGGTGGGGCAGATGATGAAGGTCGTCGGTGAGGAAGGCACCAGTATCGACGACTATATCATCTATCTCAAATCCGATTTTATCGATTATGTCTACCTGCAGCAGAACTCCTTTGATCCTGTCGATGCTGCGGTAGGCGTGGAGCGTCAGACCTACGTCTTTAATCTGCTCTTCGAAATTATCGGTTCGAACTATGATCTTTCCCAGAAGGATGAGGCTCGAACCTATTTCAACCAGTTGCGCCAGCGCTTTCTCGATTTCAATGGAAGCGAATGGAAGTCTGATGAGTTTGTTGCCCAGGAAAAGATGATCCGTCAGATGTTCGACGAAAAGAAGACCGGTTTTCAGGAAGATGCGAAACGGCTGCTAAAGCAGGCATAG